In the genome of Hydractinia symbiolongicarpus strain clone_291-10 chromosome 5, HSymV2.1, whole genome shotgun sequence, one region contains:
- the LOC130645372 gene encoding exocyst complex component 4-like codes for MASSESSVTLLASVIKQLSSSDDVKSREFEKEKIQLDLKNADEKLAELVEENQDHLKKTIQSFGSVVTRVTASRNRIMVLHEKLSRCRTLLHCNREDLKTHWQEGLECTEKLSLLDKIEKAIAVPEKLDRYIARKHFLHASELLTETVENLDGNLVNVEALRDLRASLHSRKAVLHETIIDELNKQIYTESQKHVKKNISSDTNTAAFKRIIHGKSHPKVVKNDEIPYYTDEELYEDLQRDPEEDPALFTYLMVKALVVLDKVPEAVEAFKGRTKRDMMMIIRRATDQVAKRSIESRDAVTIEEMAIKINPQVLLELLEVTFERFRSVAMNHSILLAALEQAKLKMPEQKAKDLSLYTKGDIWSKIQFAIKDMLHPYLDIQNLSTPQQALTSFGSSDSAVAQFFTAKKRLTTSYTKPKRFHLFKFECSSSSEALHSYMREQDLASSLPEDTYADFIVWNAPQLLCKPQAKNITAVFIPVMEFVKEIDRKTSSTLGTTGVLHHFVGDFVQKVFLDQILYEVSEKASAVTKGHDALRNLCDSNTQKDLILPRPLLKSAIVIYHITEDLLLLIKKLPQYCNDFLDIIIRTLNEYLDSCNLQYKSLVLREGDGKVSRIISANWVRDEDISRLLMSLPNWASLQAGNKQGEIEDEATLQAIHDREASLLINNLEKAEIEKNQVILDSLDLKSLANLQESLEWLSDNIRTFVINIAAQSTGINVSSLDSTDNIMPPQIHPSSDDSIRALSDLAEKFKELSNNCILLLHLEIRCHCFYYLGKATRESSFVCHMDSIEIDVQIPQMVKDLRDIEDLCVSALVPRKIRYLFDGLGYLLASIIISSTSYIKKINRNGVKKMCQNIFTIQQELANIMARREINLDLARQYFELLFLTPDEILNMIHEQGSRFKEQDYSNALELLSRSEVPFNKDLWKVRRSKLSEILKEIEKKKT; via the exons ATGGCATCTTCAGAAAGTTCA GTGACATTACTGGCTAGTGTAATAAAACAGTTATCGAG TTCTGATGATGTCAAAAGTCGAGAATTTGAGAAAGAAAAGATACAAttagatttaaaaaatgcagATGAAAAGCTAGCAGAACTTGTGGAAG AAAACCAAGATCATTTGAAAAAGACAATACAATCGTTTGGATCTGTTGTAACAAGAGTAACAG CATCTAGAAACAGAATAATGGTTCTTCATGAAAAATTGTCAAGATGTCGAACATTATTGCATTGCAATCGAGAGGATCTAAAAACTCACTGGCAAGAAGGCTTAGAATGTACAGAGAAACTAAGTTTGCTTGATAAAAT TGAGAAGGCAATAGCTGTTCCTGAAAAGTTGGACCGCTATATAGCTAGAAAACATTTTCTACATGCATCAGAACTGTTAACAGAAACag ttgaaAATTTAGATGGAAACTTAGTAAATGTTGAAGCTTTGCGAGATTTACGGGCGAGTTTACACTCAAGGAAAGCg GTTCTTCATGAAACAATCATTGATGAACTCAATAAGCAGATCTACACAGAATCacaaaaacatgttaaaaagaACATTTCTTCTG ATACAAACACTGCTGCCTTTAAAAGAATTATCCATGGAAAGTCACACCCTA aagttgttaaaaatgatgAGATCCCATATTATACAGATGAAGAG CTGTATGAGGACCTGCAACGAGATCCTGAAGAAGACCCGGCATTATTTACGTATTTAATGGTAAAAGCTTTGGTTGTTTTGGATAAAGTTCCAGAAGCTGTGGAAGCTTTTAAAGGACGTACCAAAAGAGATATGATGATGATTATCAGACGTGCAACTGACCAAGTTGCCAAAAG ATCAATTGAGTCCCGTGATGCAGTGACAATTGAG GAAATGGCAATAAAGATTAATCCACAAGTATTATTAGAACTTTTAGAAGTTACGTTTGAACGATTCAGAAGTGTAGCTATGAACCATTCTATATTACTTGCAGCGCTTGAACAAGCCAAA ttaAAGATGCCTGAACAGAAAGCGAAAG ATCTAAGTCTTTATACGAAAGGAGATATTTGGTCAAAAATACAATTTGCT ATTAAAGATATGTTACATCCTTATTTGGATATCCAAAACTTATCTACACCACAACAAGCATTAACATCCTTTGGAAGCAGTGATAG CGCTGTTGCACAATTTTTTACAGCCAAAAAGAGATTGACGACGTCATATACAAAGCCGAAACga TTTCATCTATTTAAATTTGAATGTTCGTCTTCTTCAGAAGCTTTACATAGTTACATGAGAGAACAAGACCTTGCATCAAGT TTACCAGAAGACACCTATGCAGATTTTATTGTGTGGAATGCACCTCAGTTGCTTTGCAAACCACAAGCTAAAAATATTACAG CTGTCTTTATTCCTGTGATGGAATTTGTGAAGGAAATAGACCGAAAGACGTCTTCGACTTTAGG AACCACCGGCGTATTACACCATTTTGTTGGAGATTTTgttcaaaaagtatttttagaTCAAATTCTGTATGAGGTTTCTGAAAAAGCAAGTGCTGTTACCAAAGGTCATGATGCATTGCGGAATTTGTGTGATAGTAACACACAGAAAGATTTAATTTTACCAAGGCCGCTATTAAAG agtgCAATTGTTATCTACCACATCACGGAAGATTTACTCTTACTAATCAAGAAACTACCGCAATATTGCAATGACTTCTTAGACATTATCATTCGAACATTGAACGAGTATTTAGATTCATGCAATCTACAGTATAAAA gctTGGTCCTACGTGAGGGAGACGGGAAAGTTTCACGGATTATTAGTGCAAATTGGGTCCGTGATGAAGACATCAGTAGGTTGCTCATGTCACTACCTAACTGGGCGAGTCTCCAGGCAGGAAATAAACAG GGAGAAATAGAAGATGAGGCTACGTTGCAAGCAATTCATGATCGG GAAGCTTCGCTACTTATTAATAATTTGGAAAAAGCTGAAATTGAGAAGAACCAAGTCATCTTGGACAGTTTGGATTTGAAATCACTTGCTAACCTGCAAGAGAGTTTA gaATGGCTATCTGATAATATTCGAACATTTGTAATCAATATTGCAGCTCAATCCACTGGAATCAATGTCTCAAGTTTGGATAGTACAGATAATATTATGCCT CCACAAATACATCCTTCATCAGACGATTCTATAAG GGCGTTGTCAGATCTTGCTGAAAAGTTTAAAGAGCTGTCAAATAATTGTATTTTGTTGCTTCACCTTGAAATACGTTGTcactgtttttattatttggGTAAAGCCACGCGTGAG TCAAGTTTCGTGTGCCACATGGATTCCATAGAAATTGATGTACAAATACCACAAATGGTGAAAGATTTAAGAGATATCGAAGATTTATGTGTCAGCGCCCTTGTCCCAAGAAAAATAAG atatttATTTGATGGTTTGGGTTACCTCCTCGCGTCTATCATTATTTCAAGTACAAGTTATATCAAGAAAATTAACAGGAATGGCGTAAAGAAAAT GTGTCAAAACATATTTACCATCCAACAAGAATTAG